The following coding sequences lie in one Xanthomonas hortorum pv. pelargonii genomic window:
- the secG gene encoding preprotein translocase subunit SecG, whose amino-acid sequence MLMLILNVVYVLVALAMIALILMQRGAGAAAGSGFGAGASGTVFGSQGASNFLSKSTKWLAVVFFSISLFMAWYATHGARPTDQNLGVMSQSATPAPAAAGELTQPLPQAPAAGAVPTAPSQPSPAAVPAAAPAQSAPAQQAPAAREENASEPAQKR is encoded by the coding sequence ATGCTGATGTTGATCCTCAATGTGGTCTACGTGCTGGTCGCGCTGGCGATGATTGCGCTGATCCTGATGCAGCGTGGCGCGGGTGCGGCAGCGGGCTCCGGTTTCGGTGCTGGTGCCTCGGGTACCGTGTTTGGTTCGCAGGGTGCGTCGAACTTCCTGTCCAAGTCGACCAAATGGCTGGCGGTGGTGTTTTTCAGCATCAGCCTGTTCATGGCGTGGTATGCGACCCATGGCGCGCGTCCCACCGATCAGAATCTTGGCGTGATGTCGCAGTCGGCTACCCCGGCACCGGCCGCCGCCGGCGAGCTGACTCAGCCGTTGCCGCAGGCACCAGCCGCCGGCGCAGTGCCCACCGCTCCGTCGCAGCCATCGCCTGCCGCTGTTCCGGCCGCAGCGCCAGCGCAGTCCGCACCGGCGCAGCAAGCGCCCGCGGCACGCGAAGAAAACGCTTCAGAACCAGCACAAAAACGCTGA
- the tpiA gene encoding triose-phosphate isomerase, whose translation MRRKLVAGNWKLHGSRAFATELVAQIAAHMPLEGVDVVILPPLPYLGDLIEDFEEHHLCFGAQDVSSNEKGAYTGEVSATMLVDVGAEYGLVGHSERRQYHQESSELVARKFAAAMHAGLIPVLCVGESLEQREAGQTEAVLRAQLEPVLALVGSEGFTRAVLAYEPIWAIGTGRTASPEQAQAVHAFLRGEVAKADARIADSLPIVYGGSVKPDNANELFAQPDVDGGLVGGASLVAEDFLAIARAAAAC comes from the coding sequence ATGCGTCGAAAACTCGTTGCCGGAAATTGGAAGCTGCATGGCAGCCGCGCCTTCGCCACCGAACTGGTGGCCCAGATCGCCGCGCACATGCCCCTGGAGGGTGTCGATGTCGTCATCCTGCCGCCACTGCCTTACCTCGGCGATCTGATCGAGGATTTCGAGGAGCATCACCTGTGCTTTGGTGCGCAGGACGTCAGCAGTAACGAGAAGGGCGCCTACACCGGCGAGGTCTCGGCCACGATGTTGGTCGATGTCGGCGCCGAGTACGGGCTGGTCGGGCACTCCGAACGTCGCCAGTACCATCAAGAGAGCAGTGAGCTGGTGGCGCGTAAGTTCGCGGCCGCCATGCATGCCGGGTTGATCCCGGTGCTGTGCGTCGGCGAATCGTTGGAGCAGCGCGAAGCGGGCCAGACCGAGGCGGTGCTGCGCGCTCAGCTCGAGCCGGTGCTGGCCCTGGTCGGCAGCGAAGGCTTTACGCGCGCCGTGCTTGCGTATGAACCGATCTGGGCCATTGGTACCGGCCGCACTGCCAGCCCGGAGCAGGCCCAGGCTGTGCACGCCTTCCTGCGTGGCGAAGTCGCAAAGGCGGATGCTAGAATTGCTGATTCGCTGCCCATCGTGTACGGGGGCAGTGTCAAGCCCGACAACGCCAACGAGCTGTTCGCACAGCCCGATGTCGACGGCGGGCTGGTCGGAGGCGCATCACTGGTCGCCGAAGATTTCCTGGCCATCGCACGTGCGGCGGCCGCTTGTTAA
- a CDS encoding SDR family NAD(P)-dependent oxidoreductase gives MSVSPVFALVTGASSGIGREIARAYARRGVPLILTARRVDRLEALADELRTSVQVEVLPADLANPAAVEMLVAQIQRNGWTVSTLVNNAGYGVPGRYLHNDWATHARFLQVMVGAVCELTWRLLPMIRASGQGRILNVASFAALTPSADGQTLYAASKSFLLRFSESLALENADCAVRVCALCPGFAWSEFHDITGTREQMSTPPRWAWLQADAVAEYGIEALERGQVLAVPGWRYRLANAGLRLLPHALALRLMARGSHRVRPLD, from the coding sequence ATGTCCGTTTCGCCTGTCTTCGCGCTGGTCACCGGCGCCTCCAGCGGCATCGGCCGCGAGATTGCCCGCGCCTACGCCAGGCGCGGCGTGCCGTTGATCCTGACCGCGCGCCGGGTGGACAGGCTGGAAGCACTGGCCGACGAGTTAAGGACGTCGGTGCAGGTGGAAGTGTTGCCTGCCGATCTGGCTAACCCTGCGGCGGTAGAGATGCTGGTTGCGCAGATCCAGCGTAATGGCTGGACCGTAAGCACCCTGGTCAACAATGCCGGCTACGGTGTGCCGGGCCGCTATCTGCACAACGACTGGGCCACGCATGCGCGCTTTCTGCAGGTGATGGTGGGCGCGGTGTGCGAGCTGACCTGGCGGTTGTTGCCGATGATCCGCGCCAGTGGCCAGGGCCGCATTCTCAACGTGGCCTCGTTTGCCGCGCTGACGCCCAGCGCAGACGGGCAAACGCTGTATGCGGCAAGCAAGAGCTTCCTGCTGCGCTTCAGCGAATCGCTGGCGCTGGAAAACGCCGATTGTGCAGTGAGGGTCTGCGCGCTGTGCCCGGGCTTTGCGTGGTCGGAATTTCACGACATCACTGGCACACGCGAGCAGATGTCCACCCCGCCCCGCTGGGCGTGGCTGCAGGCCGATGCCGTGGCCGAATACGGCATCGAAGCACTGGAGCGCGGACAGGTGCTGGCAGTGCCGGGCTGGCGCTATCGCCTGGCCAATGCCGGGTTACGATTGCTGCCGCATGCGCTTGCATTGCGCCTGATGGCGCGAGGATCGCATCGGGTGCGCCCGCTGGATTGA
- a CDS encoding group I truncated hemoglobin, with the protein MNRWLRCCLLCVLGVVSACATTQPRQTLYDELGGQAGIEALVETMLSRIADDQRIVDQFARVNIVMLNERLVQKFCQVSDGPCPDTAKSMKQAHAHLAIREGDFNALVEDLNWAMDQRKIPRRTQNRLLARLAAMHGDIVNH; encoded by the coding sequence ATGAACCGATGGCTGCGCTGCTGCCTGCTTTGCGTGCTGGGCGTGGTGAGCGCCTGCGCCACCACGCAACCGCGCCAGACGCTCTACGACGAACTCGGCGGGCAAGCCGGGATCGAGGCGCTGGTGGAAACCATGCTCTCGCGCATTGCCGACGATCAACGCATCGTCGATCAATTCGCGCGCGTCAATATCGTCATGCTCAACGAGCGTCTGGTGCAGAAATTCTGCCAAGTCAGCGACGGGCCATGCCCGGATACCGCCAAGTCGATGAAACAGGCGCATGCGCATCTGGCCATTCGCGAAGGCGACTTCAATGCCTTGGTCGAGGATCTGAACTGGGCGATGGATCAGCGCAAGATTCCGCGCCGCACGCAGAATCGCTTGCTCGCACGACTGGCGGCAATGCACGGCGACATCGTCAATCACTGA
- a CDS encoding DUF3034 family protein, which translates to MSKWVRAARSAAVLGCLALTPTLAIAGEGRLLATGGVSMIEGSSGGGIVPWATLSGYGTRDELATVVFATHVDSGDYRLDVQGAALTVGNRLELSLARQRLDLGTLQDRLGLPWNALGQDVFGAKLRLQGDLVYGSAPQVSLGMQYRRLRNGTLPLAIGARDDHGTDVYVSASRLFLQGVGGYQLLLNGTLRATRANQTGLLGFGGDRRNSYRLVAEASAAVMLLPSLAVGVEYRDKPDNLGFAREQAWADAFVAWFPSKHVSFTAAWADLGDIATLADQRGPYLSLQVAF; encoded by the coding sequence ATGAGCAAGTGGGTGCGGGCTGCGCGGTCTGCTGCAGTATTGGGTTGTTTGGCGCTCACGCCGACACTGGCGATCGCTGGAGAAGGGCGTCTGCTTGCCACCGGCGGCGTGTCGATGATCGAAGGCAGCAGCGGCGGAGGCATCGTGCCGTGGGCCACGCTATCGGGCTACGGCACGCGCGATGAACTTGCCACCGTCGTGTTCGCCACCCACGTGGACAGCGGCGATTACCGATTGGATGTGCAGGGCGCCGCGCTCACCGTCGGCAATCGGCTGGAACTCTCGCTCGCGCGGCAACGCCTGGATCTGGGCACGTTGCAGGACCGATTGGGCTTGCCATGGAATGCGCTGGGTCAGGACGTGTTCGGCGCAAAGCTGCGCTTGCAGGGCGACCTCGTGTACGGGAGCGCGCCGCAAGTCAGTCTGGGCATGCAATACAGGCGTTTGCGCAACGGCACGCTGCCCCTGGCGATCGGTGCGCGCGACGACCACGGCACCGATGTGTACGTCAGTGCCAGCCGGCTGTTTCTGCAAGGCGTTGGCGGTTATCAGCTGTTGCTCAACGGCACCCTGCGCGCCACCCGCGCCAATCAGACCGGCTTGCTCGGCTTCGGCGGCGATCGTCGCAACAGCTACCGGCTGGTGGCCGAGGCCAGCGCTGCGGTAATGCTGTTGCCCTCCCTGGCAGTGGGCGTGGAATACCGAGACAAACCCGATAACCTGGGCTTCGCGCGCGAACAGGCCTGGGCAGACGCATTCGTCGCCTGGTTTCCCAGCAAGCATGTGTCGTTCACCGCGGCCTGGGCAGACCTTGGCGACATCGCCACGCTCGCCGATCAACGTGGTCCCTATCTTTCCTTGCAGGTGGCGTTCTGA
- a CDS encoding putative bifunctional diguanylate cyclase/phosphodiesterase has product MKAMRLHTRIAALVVLVVLATQTLTFIAVQVATERSVKAQLGEELQIGERVWQRINVRRDEQLLQSASVLADDFGFRAAVASGDVPTMQSALRNHAARMSAQTAVLLSPDGEFLTGLADLPQAEQLRAVQALLQQAQRDGHAVGVVALDQRIVRLAVVQVLAPNRVGWIAIGNESGDGLAQDFRTTTGLDATFFTDGPPVRVLASTLEPAARAEFPQQLPAAEAGQGEAIPLTLADARYLVKLQSIQGDSHVRVALQASLDRAVAPYRILKLRILLLAGLATAAALGVAIFLARSVSKPVAQLVQAARRIQRGDYHTAVQVPPGRELAELADSFGRMQQQIASREQHILHQARHDALTGLPNRIWLLERLQQVVDQTVASGGTAAVLILDLERFKELNDSLGHDFADQVLVEAGRRLAEVVQEPNVVGRLGSDEFMVVVAQADMTSVQQDAQRLLLQLRRPLALPQARIQLEASIGIALIPEHGADPDTLLRRADIARRQGGNVITIGASSVYRLGQDEQHLRRLRLTGDLRQAIASNELTLRFQPKICLRSDRVEQVEVLVRWHHPVLGPIGPDEFIPLAEHSGVIHPLTRYVLDEALRCQAQWRSQGLELGMAINLSALDLSDPGLPDYVRGRLEHHAVAAERVTLELTESALMRDVEFALHMLHQLRSVGVRLSIDDFGTGYSSLAQLKRMPVNELKIDKSFVMQLAEGTDDAFIVRSTIDLGHNLGLSVIAEGVENATALGLLRSYGCDMVQGYLYAPPLEEVPFVAWCMRQLDLGQLDLVPAAQAGAQR; this is encoded by the coding sequence ATGAAGGCGATGCGCCTGCATACCCGCATCGCGGCCTTGGTGGTGCTGGTCGTGCTCGCCACGCAAACGCTGACCTTCATCGCGGTGCAGGTCGCCACCGAGCGCAGCGTCAAGGCGCAGCTCGGCGAAGAACTGCAGATCGGCGAACGCGTCTGGCAACGCATCAATGTGCGCCGCGATGAGCAACTGCTGCAGTCGGCCTCGGTGCTGGCCGACGATTTCGGTTTCCGTGCGGCGGTGGCCAGTGGCGACGTGCCGACCATGCAGTCGGCATTGCGCAACCATGCCGCGCGCATGTCGGCGCAGACCGCGGTGCTGTTGTCGCCGGATGGCGAATTCCTGACCGGGCTGGCAGATCTGCCGCAAGCCGAGCAATTGCGCGCCGTGCAGGCCCTGCTGCAACAGGCACAGCGCGACGGGCACGCGGTCGGGGTGGTGGCACTGGATCAACGCATCGTGCGGCTGGCGGTGGTGCAGGTGCTGGCGCCGAACCGGGTGGGCTGGATCGCGATCGGCAACGAGTCCGGCGATGGGCTTGCGCAGGACTTTCGTACCACCACCGGGCTGGATGCGACCTTTTTCACCGATGGCCCGCCGGTGCGCGTACTGGCCTCCACCCTGGAGCCGGCTGCGCGCGCCGAGTTCCCGCAGCAGCTGCCCGCCGCCGAAGCGGGGCAGGGCGAAGCGATCCCGCTGACGCTGGCCGACGCACGTTACCTGGTCAAACTGCAATCGATCCAGGGCGACAGTCATGTGCGGGTCGCCTTGCAGGCCTCGCTGGATCGTGCGGTCGCACCGTACCGCATCCTCAAGCTGCGCATTCTGTTGTTGGCCGGTCTGGCCACGGCCGCCGCACTCGGTGTGGCGATTTTTCTCGCGCGCAGCGTCAGCAAGCCGGTCGCGCAGTTGGTGCAGGCAGCACGACGCATCCAGCGCGGCGATTACCACACCGCGGTGCAGGTGCCGCCCGGACGCGAACTGGCCGAGCTGGCCGACAGCTTCGGGCGCATGCAGCAGCAGATCGCCAGCCGCGAGCAGCACATCCTGCATCAGGCGCGCCACGATGCCTTGACCGGCCTGCCCAATCGCATCTGGCTGCTGGAGCGGCTGCAACAGGTGGTCGACCAGACCGTGGCCTCCGGCGGTACGGCCGCCGTGCTGATCCTGGATCTGGAGCGCTTCAAGGAACTCAACGACAGCCTGGGGCACGACTTCGCTGATCAGGTGCTGGTCGAAGCAGGGCGCCGCCTTGCCGAGGTCGTGCAGGAGCCCAATGTGGTCGGGCGGCTAGGCAGCGACGAATTCATGGTGGTGGTGGCGCAGGCCGATATGACCAGCGTGCAGCAGGATGCGCAACGATTGCTGCTGCAGCTGCGTCGCCCACTGGCGTTGCCGCAGGCGCGCATCCAGCTGGAAGCCAGCATCGGCATCGCCTTGATCCCCGAACACGGCGCCGATCCGGATACCTTGCTGCGGCGCGCCGATATCGCACGTCGCCAGGGCGGCAATGTCATCACCATCGGTGCCAGCAGCGTGTATCGCCTGGGCCAGGACGAGCAGCATCTGCGTCGTCTAAGGCTCACTGGCGATCTGCGCCAGGCGATTGCCAGCAACGAACTGACCTTGCGCTTCCAGCCCAAGATCTGCCTGCGCAGCGATCGCGTCGAACAGGTCGAGGTGCTGGTGCGCTGGCATCACCCGGTGCTGGGGCCGATCGGCCCGGACGAATTCATTCCGCTCGCCGAGCACTCCGGGGTGATCCACCCGCTGACCCGCTATGTGCTGGACGAGGCGCTGCGGTGCCAGGCGCAATGGCGCAGCCAGGGCCTGGAGCTGGGCATGGCGATCAATCTCTCTGCGCTCGATCTGTCCGACCCCGGCCTGCCGGATTATGTGCGCGGTCGTCTGGAGCATCACGCGGTGGCGGCCGAGCGGGTCACGCTGGAATTGACCGAAAGCGCCTTGATGCGCGATGTCGAATTCGCGCTGCACATGCTGCATCAGCTGCGCAGCGTCGGCGTGCGCCTGTCCATCGACGACTTCGGCACCGGCTATTCCTCGCTGGCGCAGCTCAAGCGCATGCCGGTCAACGAATTGAAGATCGACAAGAGTTTCGTCATGCAATTGGCCGAAGGCACCGACGATGCATTCATCGTGCGCAGCACGATCGATTTGGGGCATAACCTCGGCTTGAGCGTGATCGCCGAAGGCGTGGAAAACGCCACAGCGCTCGGGCTGCTGCGCAGTTATGGCTGCGACATGGTGCAGGGCTATCTTTACGCGCCGCCGCTGGAAGAAGTGCCGTTTGTGGCCTGGTGCATGCGTCAACTCGATCTGGGTCAACTCGATCTGGTGCCGGCCGCGCAAGCAGGAGCGCAACGATGA
- a CDS encoding methylamine utilization protein, which translates to MRTKWFKPIGVVSLLLAYCAASAVVATPVSVTVADANGMLVDAVVSLEPARPAPPTASKTAEMDQVNSQFVPAVLAVRTGTLVRFPNNDQIRHQVYSFSPAKRFELPLFQGTKATPIRFDQAGLVTIGCNIHDWMLGYIVVLETPYFGKTGSDGRVQLDAPAGTYTLRVWHPRIKGAVVTEPLLLARDAVQRRVTLQTTGAAPMAAPPDERVRALQDKFRRADPKKPHP; encoded by the coding sequence ATGCGGACGAAATGGTTCAAACCGATAGGTGTCGTTTCGCTATTGCTGGCGTACTGCGCCGCAAGCGCTGTGGTGGCAACGCCGGTCAGCGTGACCGTGGCCGATGCCAACGGCATGTTGGTCGATGCGGTGGTCAGTCTGGAGCCGGCGCGCCCCGCGCCACCCACTGCTTCCAAGACTGCGGAAATGGATCAGGTCAATTCGCAGTTCGTGCCCGCCGTCCTAGCGGTGCGCACCGGCACCTTGGTGCGCTTTCCGAATAACGATCAGATCCGCCATCAGGTCTATTCTTTTTCGCCTGCCAAGCGTTTCGAATTGCCGCTGTTTCAGGGTACCAAGGCCACGCCGATCCGCTTCGATCAGGCGGGCCTGGTGACCATTGGCTGCAACATTCACGACTGGATGCTTGGCTATATCGTCGTGCTGGAGACGCCGTATTTCGGCAAGACCGGCAGCGACGGCCGCGTGCAACTGGATGCACCGGCAGGCACCTACACGCTGCGGGTCTGGCACCCGCGCATCAAGGGCGCCGTGGTCACCGAGCCGTTGCTGCTTGCGCGCGATGCAGTGCAGCGCCGCGTGACCCTGCAGACCACCGGCGCCGCGCCGATGGCGGCACCACCGGATGAGCGCGTGCGCGCGCTGCAGGACAAATTTCGTCGCGCCGACCCGAAGAAGCCGCATCCATGA
- a CDS encoding isopenicillin N synthase family dioxygenase yields the protein MSARIPTLDITRFDSDRDAFVAELGAAYRQWGFAGIRNHGIAQADIDGAYEVFKAFFALPEEVKQRYHVKGSGGARGYTAFGVETAKDSKHFDLKEFWHIGREIPDDSPYREVMTPNLWPEEVPGFREPGYRLYQQLDHLGSRVLSSLALHIGLPQDYFVDKTHNGNSILRPIHYPPITSDDIPNVRAGAHGDINFITLLVGASAAGLEVRSNDGEWVPFTADADTIVVNIGDMLQRLTNHVYPSTIHRVVNPPGEAARKPRYSVPFFLHPNPDFLIDVLPSCITAENPSRYPEPITAHGFLEERLREIKLK from the coding sequence ATGAGCGCCCGCATCCCGACCCTGGACATCACCCGTTTCGACAGCGACCGCGACGCCTTCGTCGCCGAGCTTGGTGCGGCCTATCGGCAGTGGGGCTTTGCCGGCATCCGCAATCACGGCATTGCGCAGGCCGATATCGATGGCGCCTACGAGGTGTTCAAGGCGTTCTTCGCACTGCCGGAAGAGGTAAAGCAGCGCTACCACGTCAAAGGCAGCGGTGGCGCGCGCGGCTACACCGCGTTCGGTGTGGAAACGGCCAAGGATTCCAAGCATTTCGATCTGAAGGAGTTCTGGCATATCGGCCGCGAGATTCCGGACGATTCGCCGTATCGCGAGGTAATGACGCCGAACCTGTGGCCCGAAGAGGTGCCCGGTTTCCGCGAACCCGGTTACCGCCTGTACCAGCAGCTCGATCACCTGGGCTCGCGCGTGCTGTCCTCGCTGGCGCTGCATATCGGCCTGCCGCAGGACTATTTCGTCGACAAGACCCACAACGGCAATTCGATCCTGCGGCCGATCCACTACCCGCCGATCACCAGCGACGACATCCCCAACGTGCGTGCCGGCGCGCATGGCGACATCAACTTCATCACCTTGCTGGTCGGTGCCAGCGCGGCCGGTCTAGAAGTGCGTTCCAACGATGGCGAGTGGGTGCCATTCACAGCGGATGCCGACACCATCGTGGTCAATATCGGCGACATGCTGCAACGCCTGACCAACCATGTGTACCCGTCCACCATCCATCGCGTGGTCAATCCGCCGGGCGAAGCAGCGCGCAAGCCGCGTTACTCGGTGCCGTTCTTTCTACACCCGAATCCGGACTTCCTGATCGACGTGCTGCCTTCGTGCATCACTGCCGAAAACCCGAGTCGCTATCCCGAGCCGATCACCGCACACGGCTTCCTGGAAGAGCGTCTGCGCGAGATCAAGCTGAAGTAA
- the glmM gene encoding phosphoglucosamine mutase, with product MSARKYFGTDGIRGRVGQGVISADFVLRLGNALGRVLTQGRSKRPLVLIGKDTRISGYMFEAALEAGLVAAGADVQLIGPMPTPAIAFLTNTLRADAGVVISASHNPHYDNGIKFFSAEGEKLDDATEAAIEAALDEPFHTVESERLGKAIRTRDAIGRYIEFCKASVARGFTLHGLRMVLDCAHGATYHIAPMLFRELGADVVVIGAAPDGLNINDGVGSTHIDNLAAKVRESGAQLGIAFDGDGDRVLMADDQGNPVDGDDLLYVLARSWQASGRLTGTVVGTLMTNYGLEQALAGLSIPFQRAKVGDRYVHQALVEGGGTLGGETSGHLLCLDRATTGDGIVSALQVPEALGRDGQSLRQALSSLSKVPQKTINVRLDGGAAKAIVEAAGVQQALQQAQAAVQGRGRAFLRPSGTEPVVRVTVEADDAGLMQDTLDRLSGAVRDAA from the coding sequence ATGAGCGCCCGCAAGTATTTCGGCACCGACGGCATCCGCGGTCGGGTCGGGCAGGGCGTGATCTCGGCCGATTTCGTGCTGCGGCTGGGCAACGCGCTCGGTCGCGTGCTCACCCAGGGCCGCAGCAAGCGCCCACTGGTGTTGATCGGCAAGGACACCCGCATTTCCGGCTATATGTTCGAAGCCGCACTGGAAGCCGGCCTGGTCGCTGCCGGCGCAGACGTGCAGCTGATCGGTCCGATGCCGACCCCGGCCATCGCGTTCCTGACCAACACGCTGCGCGCCGATGCCGGCGTGGTGATCAGTGCCTCGCACAATCCGCATTACGACAACGGCATCAAGTTCTTTTCCGCCGAAGGCGAAAAGCTCGACGACGCCACCGAAGCGGCGATCGAAGCCGCGCTCGACGAGCCGTTCCACACCGTGGAATCGGAGCGTCTGGGCAAGGCGATCCGCACGCGCGATGCGATCGGCCGTTACATCGAATTCTGCAAGGCCAGCGTGGCGCGCGGCTTCACCCTGCATGGCTTGCGGATGGTGCTGGATTGCGCGCATGGGGCCACGTATCACATCGCGCCGATGCTGTTCCGCGAGCTGGGTGCGGACGTGGTGGTCATCGGTGCCGCACCGGACGGGCTCAATATCAATGACGGCGTCGGCTCCACGCATATCGATAATCTCGCCGCCAAGGTGCGCGAGAGCGGTGCGCAGTTGGGCATCGCCTTCGATGGCGACGGCGATCGCGTGCTGATGGCCGACGACCAGGGCAACCCGGTCGATGGCGACGATCTGCTCTATGTGCTTGCGCGTTCCTGGCAGGCCAGCGGCCGGCTCACCGGCACCGTGGTTGGCACGCTGATGACCAACTACGGCCTGGAACAGGCGCTGGCTGGATTGAGCATCCCGTTCCAGCGCGCCAAGGTCGGCGACCGTTACGTGCACCAGGCGTTGGTGGAAGGTGGCGGCACGCTGGGTGGCGAGACCTCCGGCCATCTGTTGTGCCTGGACCGCGCCACCACCGGCGATGGCATCGTCAGCGCGCTGCAGGTCCCTGAGGCACTGGGGCGCGATGGACAGAGCCTGCGCCAGGCCTTGAGCAGCCTGAGCAAGGTGCCGCAGAAAACAATCAACGTGCGTCTGGATGGCGGCGCTGCCAAAGCGATTGTGGAAGCCGCCGGTGTGCAGCAGGCGCTGCAGCAGGCGCAAGCCGCCGTGCAGGGGCGTGGCCGCGCGTTTCTGCGTCCTTCCGGCACCGAGCCGGTGGTGCGCGTGACGGTGGAAGCCGACGACGCTGGCCTGATGCAGGACACGCTGGACAGACTCTCTGGTGCCGTGCGTGACGCGGCGTGA
- the accD gene encoding acetyl-CoA carboxylase, carboxyltransferase subunit beta, which translates to MSWLSKLMPSGIRTENTPAKKRSVPEGLWEKCSNCGSALYGPELEENLEVCPKCDHHMAIRARARLAALFDVDAPTTEIAAQLGPVDVLKFKDQKRYGERIKASQKASGEYDALIAMRGTLKGNPLVAAAFDFAFMGGSMGSVVGERFARAAEVALEVGCPFVCFSASGGARMQEGLFSLMQMAKTSAALGRLREAGLPYISVLTHPTTGGVSASFAMLGDINIAEPHALIGFAGPRVIEQTVRETLPEGFQRSEFLLDHGAIDQICDRRDMRDRLADLTAMMMRQPHPQEAVA; encoded by the coding sequence ATGAGCTGGCTCAGCAAATTGATGCCCTCCGGCATCCGCACCGAGAACACCCCGGCCAAGAAGCGCAGCGTCCCCGAGGGCCTGTGGGAAAAGTGCAGCAATTGCGGCAGCGCGCTGTACGGCCCCGAGCTCGAGGAAAACCTGGAGGTGTGTCCGAAATGCGACCACCACATGGCAATCCGCGCCCGCGCGCGCCTGGCCGCGTTGTTCGATGTGGATGCCCCGACCACCGAAATCGCCGCCCAGCTGGGCCCGGTCGACGTGCTCAAGTTCAAGGACCAGAAGCGCTACGGCGAGCGTATCAAGGCCAGCCAGAAGGCTAGCGGCGAGTACGACGCATTGATCGCCATGCGCGGCACGCTCAAGGGCAACCCGCTGGTCGCCGCCGCATTCGATTTCGCCTTCATGGGCGGTTCGATGGGCTCGGTGGTCGGCGAGCGCTTCGCGCGTGCCGCCGAAGTGGCGCTGGAAGTCGGCTGCCCGTTCGTATGCTTCTCCGCCAGTGGCGGGGCACGCATGCAGGAAGGCCTGTTCTCGCTGATGCAGATGGCCAAGACCTCCGCCGCGCTCGGCCGCCTGCGCGAAGCCGGCCTGCCGTACATCTCGGTGCTGACCCATCCCACCACCGGTGGCGTGTCGGCCTCGTTCGCGATGCTGGGCGACATCAACATCGCCGAGCCGCATGCCTTGATCGGCTTCGCCGGCCCGCGCGTGATCGAACAGACCGTGCGCGAGACCTTGCCGGAGGGCTTCCAGCGCTCTGAGTTCCTGCTCGACCATGGCGCCATCGATCAGATCTGCGACCGCCGCGACATGCGCGACCGCCTCGCCGATCTGACCGCGATGATGATGCGTCAGCCGCATCCGCAAGAGGCGGTGGCGTGA
- the trpA gene encoding tryptophan synthase subunit alpha, which yields MRRIDETFQHLRADGRKALIPFITAGDPSLEATVPVMHALVRAGADVIELGVPFSDPMADGPTIQRSSERALGRGAGLAYVLEAVHEFRREDPTTPVVLMGYLNPIEIHGTRRFAEAAVAAGVDGLLLVDLPPEEAAETRAIFTEVGLALIALASPTTSEQRLDMLCSSAQGYLYYVSFAGVTGASNLLDTTAAGDRLRQLRLRAGAPVVAGFGIKDAVSAAAMAVDADGVVVGSALVAALAEAPDVRTAREYAEAFLTPLRQALDHP from the coding sequence ATGCGTCGTATCGACGAAACCTTCCAACATTTGCGTGCCGATGGCCGCAAGGCGCTCATCCCCTTCATCACCGCCGGCGATCCCTCGCTGGAAGCCACGGTCCCGGTGATGCACGCGCTGGTGCGCGCCGGTGCCGATGTGATCGAACTCGGTGTGCCGTTTTCCGACCCGATGGCCGACGGCCCCACCATCCAACGCAGCTCCGAACGCGCGCTGGGCCGCGGTGCCGGCCTGGCCTATGTGCTGGAAGCGGTGCACGAATTCCGCCGCGAAGACCCCACCACCCCGGTGGTGCTGATGGGCTACCTCAACCCGATCGAGATCCACGGCACCCGGCGCTTTGCCGAAGCCGCCGTCGCCGCCGGCGTGGATGGCTTGCTCTTGGTGGATCTGCCGCCCGAAGAGGCCGCCGAGACCCGCGCCATCTTCACCGAGGTGGGCCTGGCCCTGATCGCGCTGGCCTCGCCGACCACCAGCGAGCAACGTCTGGACATGCTGTGCAGCAGTGCCCAGGGGTATCTGTATTACGTCAGCTTCGCCGGCGTCACTGGCGCTTCGAATCTGCTCGACACCACCGCGGCGGGCGATCGCCTGCGCCAGCTGCGCCTGCGTGCCGGCGCCCCGGTGGTGGCCGGTTTTGGCATCAAGGACGCCGTCAGCGCCGCCGCAATGGCCGTGGATGCCGACGGCGTGGTGGTCGGCAGCGCCCTGGTCGCCGCCCTGGCCGAAGCCCCGGACGTCCGCACCGCCCGCGAATACGCCGAAGCGTTCCTGACCCCGCTGCGCCAGGCACTGGATCATCCCTGA